A region from the Excalfactoria chinensis isolate bCotChi1 chromosome 24, bCotChi1.hap2, whole genome shotgun sequence genome encodes:
- the CNTD1 gene encoding cyclin N-terminal domain-containing protein 1 isoform X1, producing MVSRVPAASRFCSPDPLFGDVAPEIIEDTLIHLAMENERHLSVLPDPAGCFREARTVVRCFWVVLSFLPEFIFLLSEKWHLDQPAKYQAVELLERFMIKQIEQIYTSPQQNITSDEQGRSQNSLQEQIYDTFVLRLVSCIQLASKLSLHYNAVNSDTALKFLQSLKYSYTKQELLESELAVLETLQFQINVSTPLAYIELLLEVLGHNGCLLPAKPLHQMCVQLLDFFYLKRDTIYDTLLNIAIENLTPSELQIAKFLMVKEDLMLLAVGIISTSAFILNPEHWKKVVEHLNCITGITSQSISEFSYAVLKHIIGGTTPKQHHRR from the exons ATGGTGTCCCGGGTGCCGGCAGCATCCAGGTTCTGCAGCCCGGACCCGCTGTTCGGTGATGTTGCCCCTGAGATCATCGAGGACACGCTGATCCACCTGGCCATGGAGAACGAGCGGCACCTCAGCGTGTTGCCTGACCCCGCGGGCTGCTTCCGGGAGGCACGCACTGTGG TTCGGTGTTTTTGGGttgttctgtcttttcttccagaatttATATTCCTTCTGTCTGAAAAATGGCATCTGGACCAACCAGCAAAGTATCAAGCAGTGGAGCTACTTGAAAG GTTTATGATCAAGCAAATAGAACAAATTTATACGTCCCCCCAACAGAATATCACAAGTGATGAACAAGGCAGAAGCCAGAACTCTCTGCAAGAACAGATCTATGACACATTTGTCCTACGACTGGTGTCGTGCATTCAGCTTGCGAGCAAACTTTCCTTACACTATAAT gCAGTTAACAGTGACACAGCTTTAAAATTTCTGCAGTCCTTAAAATACTCATACACTAAACAAGAGTTGCTTGAGTCAGAGCTTGCTGTTTTAGAAACTCTGCAGTTCCAGATCAATGTGTCGACTCCGCTGGCTTACATTGAATTACTTCTAGAGGTTCTAG GACATAATGGCTGCTTACTTCCTGCAAAACCACTGCATCAGATGTGTGTACAACTACTGGACTTCTTCTATCTTAAAAGAGATACCATCTATGACACGTTACTGAATATTGCCATTGAGAATCTGACACCAAGTGAACTGCAGAT AGCAAAGTTCTTGATGGTAAAGGAAGATTTAATGCTCTTGGCGGTTGGAATCATCAGCACGAGTGCTTTCATCCTAAACCCTGAGCACTGGAAGAAG GTTGTGGAGCATTTAAACTGCATAACTGGCATCACTTCACAAAGTATCTCAGAATTCTCGTATGCAGTACTGAAACACATCATTGGCGGTACCACTCCAAAACAGCACCACAGGAGGTAG
- the CNTD1 gene encoding cyclin N-terminal domain-containing protein 1 isoform X2, whose product MVSRVPAASRFCSPDPLFGDVAPEIIEDTLIHLAMENERHLSVLPDPAGCFREARTVEFIFLLSEKWHLDQPAKYQAVELLERFMIKQIEQIYTSPQQNITSDEQGRSQNSLQEQIYDTFVLRLVSCIQLASKLSLHYNAVNSDTALKFLQSLKYSYTKQELLESELAVLETLQFQINVSTPLAYIELLLEVLGHNGCLLPAKPLHQMCVQLLDFFYLKRDTIYDTLLNIAIENLTPSELQIAKFLMVKEDLMLLAVGIISTSAFILNPEHWKKVVEHLNCITGITSQSISEFSYAVLKHIIGGTTPKQHHRR is encoded by the exons ATGGTGTCCCGGGTGCCGGCAGCATCCAGGTTCTGCAGCCCGGACCCGCTGTTCGGTGATGTTGCCCCTGAGATCATCGAGGACACGCTGATCCACCTGGCCATGGAGAACGAGCGGCACCTCAGCGTGTTGCCTGACCCCGCGGGCTGCTTCCGGGAGGCACGCACTGTGG aatttATATTCCTTCTGTCTGAAAAATGGCATCTGGACCAACCAGCAAAGTATCAAGCAGTGGAGCTACTTGAAAG GTTTATGATCAAGCAAATAGAACAAATTTATACGTCCCCCCAACAGAATATCACAAGTGATGAACAAGGCAGAAGCCAGAACTCTCTGCAAGAACAGATCTATGACACATTTGTCCTACGACTGGTGTCGTGCATTCAGCTTGCGAGCAAACTTTCCTTACACTATAAT gCAGTTAACAGTGACACAGCTTTAAAATTTCTGCAGTCCTTAAAATACTCATACACTAAACAAGAGTTGCTTGAGTCAGAGCTTGCTGTTTTAGAAACTCTGCAGTTCCAGATCAATGTGTCGACTCCGCTGGCTTACATTGAATTACTTCTAGAGGTTCTAG GACATAATGGCTGCTTACTTCCTGCAAAACCACTGCATCAGATGTGTGTACAACTACTGGACTTCTTCTATCTTAAAAGAGATACCATCTATGACACGTTACTGAATATTGCCATTGAGAATCTGACACCAAGTGAACTGCAGAT AGCAAAGTTCTTGATGGTAAAGGAAGATTTAATGCTCTTGGCGGTTGGAATCATCAGCACGAGTGCTTTCATCCTAAACCCTGAGCACTGGAAGAAG GTTGTGGAGCATTTAAACTGCATAACTGGCATCACTTCACAAAGTATCTCAGAATTCTCGTATGCAGTACTGAAACACATCATTGGCGGTACCACTCCAAAACAGCACCACAGGAGGTAG
- the COA3 gene encoding cytochrome c oxidase assembly factor 3 homolog, mitochondrial has protein sequence MAAPREPVGEAAFARRIDPEREPGLSPEQRRFMAQAELVQRQRAWQRQLRSRNVLLALGIGAVTAGIYGFTFRSVSQEPLLDELEREAEAARERAEERRRSAAS, from the exons ATGGCGGCGCCGAGGGAGCCGGTCGGGGAGGCGGCGTTTGCGCGGCGCATCGACCCGGAGCGGGAGCCGGGGCTGAGCCCCGAGCAGCGCCGCTTCATGGCGCAGGCGGAACTCGTCCAGAGACAGCGCGCCTGGCAGCGACAGCTCCGCAGCCGCAACGTGTTGCTGGCGCTCGGCATCGGCGCGGTCACCGCGGGCATCT ACGGGTTCACCTTCCGCTCCGTGTCCCAGGAGCCGCTGCTGGACGAGCTGGAGCGGGAGGCGGAGGCGGCGCGGGAACGGGCCGAGGAGCGGCGGAGGAGCGCAGCCAGCTGA